The following coding sequences are from one Carassius auratus strain Wakin unplaced genomic scaffold, ASM336829v1 scaf_tig00214077, whole genome shotgun sequence window:
- the LOC113091111 gene encoding uncharacterized protein LOC113091111, which yields MKGDVEREYLSPDLNLLRMFRLYKENNPASTAKFWLYRDIFKQQNLSFGQPRSDTCAKCDALFSKLVATTTDGERLKITAKSELHHRKAEKAYTQLQADTEWAKANDDCHVICIDMQGVVYTPNLTHSNVYYQRQLANYNLCIQEMGTDKPPTMCLWHEGIAHRGSIEVASCLLKWAETSFAPLVQAKERKLIIYSDRCCGQNNNWRVLNLMALLVSRGYFSQIEQKFMVSGHSFLPCDRSFATLDKRCKVSTLHTPSDVAEMIRGARQLHPFKVIEMKCADFRQLPDATLKHPPGFLITSMMWLKVTATDPWCVHTKGSHSLYEGWKHWLITKQRKNQPPPAPLFSTTYARAYEDPLPIKKEKHCDLMKMLAYMPAEAQAFYGTLECEE from the exons ATGAAGGGAGATGTGGAGAGGGAGTACCTGAGCCCTGATTTAAACCTGCTCCGCATGTTCCGCCTGTACAAGGAAAACAATCCAGCATCCACTGCAAAGTTCTGGCTCTATAGGGACATCTTCAAGCAGCAAAACCTCAGTTTTGGGCAGCCAAGAAGTGATACTTGTGCAAAATGTGACGCCCTGTTCTCAAAATTAGTAGCTACTACAACAGATGGAGAAAGGTTGAAGATCACAGCCAAGAGTGAGCTTCACCACCGGAAAGCCGAAAAAGCATACACCCAGTTGCAGGCTGACACAGAGTGGGCCAAAGCCAATGATGACTGCCATGTCATTTGTATCGACATGCAGGGGGTAGTGTACACGCCAAACCTGACACACTCCAACGTGTACTATCAACGGCAGCTGGCCAACTACAACCTCTGTATCCAGGAGATGGGCACTGACAAACCTCCTACAATGTGCCTCTGGCATGAGGGCATCGCTCACAGAGGTTCCATCGAGGTGGCAAGCTGTCTTTTGAAGTGGGCAGAAACATCTTTCGCTCCCCTAGTCCAGGCAAAGGAACGGAAGCTCATCATCTATAGTGACCGATGCTGTGGGCAGAACAACAACTGGCGAGTCCTAAACCTCATGGCCCTACTCGTATCTAGAGGGTACTTCAGTCAGATAGAGCAGAAGTTCATGGTGTCTGGTCACTCCTTCCTTCCCTGTGACCGTTCATTTGCCACGCTGGACAAGAGGTGTAAGGTGTCCACACTCCACACCCCCAGCGATGTCGCCGAGATGATCCGTGGAGCCAGGCAGCTGCATCCATTTAAAGTAATTGAGATGAAATGTGCGGACTTCAGGCAGCTCCCTGATGCAACATTAAAGCATCCACCTGGCTTCCTAATCACATCCATGATGTGGTTGAAAGTGACAG CTACTGATCCATGGTGTGTCCACACAAAAGGGAGCCACAGCCTCTACGAGGGATGGAAGCATTGGCTGATCACCAAACAGAGGAAGAATCAACCACCTCCAGCTCCCTTGTTCTCCACTACGTATGCTCGTGCTTACGAGGACCCTTTGCCCATCAAGAAGGAGAAGCACTGTGACCTTATGAAAATGCTAGCCTACATGCCAGCGGAGGCCCAAGCATTTTATGGGACATTAGAATGTGAAGAGTAG